A window of Psychromonas sp. CNPT3 contains these coding sequences:
- a CDS encoding Ig-like domain-containing protein — protein sequence MIRDLKYVLFFLALLMLSACNNGDKGLIGGPELEVDVIALQVTPAKVYIAAGLSQQYKAIAIKSNGSTKDVTTHHSLSWSSSDTTIATIDIETGLVTSVMSGKVTITASGMVNGVELNQTAILTVTDATVVPGGVVVTSDAEYMASGFSMEFTATATLSDGTTYTGLGDGSEGHWTIVSQPGTKASIDTNTGILRTNEVDSVGEITVQFKGTSAAWGGTAEKTITVTDATVLGVVVTSDTEHIASGFSIAFTATATLSDGTTYTDLGDGSEGNWTIVSQTGTKASIDTNTGILRTTEVDSVGEITVQFKGTSAAWGGTAEKTITVTDATVLGVVVTSDVGNVTIAGFSVGLTATVTFSDDSTHIVTQDGSEARWLIPPFPNAAFYHIDTNTGVLTTTANSAGILLQVQVVVVSGNNNYYGSFGMTVMDAVVTSVTVTSDEDNVVAGLSLDFSAIANLSNDTDVGVGDGLNGDWSIVSQPGKNATIDTKTGVLTTGLDSVGDITVQLKGTSEAWRGTANKTITVNDAL from the coding sequence ATGATTCGCGACTTAAAGTACGTGTTATTTTTTTTAGCCTTATTAATGCTTTCTGCATGTAATAATGGAGATAAAGGTCTTATTGGAGGGCCTGAATTAGAGGTGGATGTTATTGCATTGCAAGTAACTCCGGCCAAAGTTTATATTGCGGCAGGGTTGTCTCAGCAGTATAAAGCCATTGCTATTAAGTCAAATGGCTCAACCAAAGATGTCACCACTCACCACTCACTATCGTGGAGCAGTAGTGATACTACTATCGCGACGATAGATATTGAAACCGGGCTTGTTACTAGTGTAATGTCGGGTAAAGTGACTATTACAGCATCGGGTATGGTTAATGGGGTTGAGCTTAATCAAACAGCAATATTAACTGTTACTGATGCTACAGTGGTACCTGGTGGAGTAGTAGTAACCTCGGATGCAGAGTATATGGCGTCTGGTTTTTCAATGGAGTTTACTGCCACCGCTACCTTATCAGATGGTACAACCTACACTGGCTTAGGGGATGGCAGTGAGGGGCACTGGACTATTGTCTCTCAACCTGGCACGAAGGCCTCTATTGATACCAATACGGGAATACTCCGCACCAATGAAGTGGATTCAGTGGGCGAGATTACTGTGCAGTTTAAGGGCACATCTGCTGCGTGGGGCGGAACTGCAGAGAAAACCATAACTGTTACTGATGCTACAGTGCTTGGAGTAGTAGTAACCTCGGATACAGAGCATATAGCGTCTGGTTTTTCAATTGCTTTTACTGCCACAGCTACCTTATCAGATGGTACAACCTATACTGACTTAGGGGATGGCAGTGAGGGGAACTGGACTATTGTCTCTCAAACTGGCACGAAGGCCTCTATTGATACCAATACGGGAATACTCCGCACCACTGAAGTGGATTCAGTGGGCGAGATTACTGTACAGTTTAAGGGCACATCTGCTGCGTGGGGCGGAACCGCAGAGAAAACCATAACTGTTACTGATGCTACAGTGCTTGGAGTAGTAGTAACCTCGGATGTAGGCAACGTTACCATTGCAGGATTTTCTGTTGGTCTTACTGCCACTGTAACATTTTCTGATGATTCCACACATATTGTTACGCAGGATGGTAGCGAAGCGAGGTGGCTTATTCCTCCTTTTCCTAATGCTGCTTTTTATCACATTGATACCAACACTGGTGTGCTGACTACTACAGCTAACTCAGCAGGGATCTTATTGCAGGTTCAGGTTGTAGTCGTCTCTGGTAATAATAATTACTATGGCAGTTTCGGCATGACGGTTATGGATGCTGTTGTGACGTCAGTTACAGTTACATCCGATGAGGATAATGTGGTTGCTGGCTTATCACTAGACTTTTCGGCAATAGCCAACTTGTCTAATGATACTGATGTGGGTGTAGGGGATGGCCTCAATGGGGACTGGAGCATTGTTTCTCAACCTGGTAAAAATGCAACCATAGACACTAAAACTGGAGTATTAACCACTGGGTTGGATTCAGTGGGCGATATTACGGTGCAGCTTAAAGGAACATCAGAAGCTTGGCGTGGTACTGCTAATAAAACCATTACGGTAAATGATGCATTATAG
- a CDS encoding methyl-accepting chemotaxis protein, whose translation MHFLNRISMRNTLVIAMLSAVLISTCIVGFVGHTKAKELLVSRLQQSDLPNLLQRVRNAVDGDILQMKVLTTSIAQNPFLLRWLDKGAPSEDAATVVSMLKNIAQDNGLSNVSFADRSTAKYWNQDGFLRALKRDAADGWFFKFKDSGNTELVSTYIYPDGNVDVFVNYQDLNGNGLSGVSKSFNEMVDYLNSFQIEKSGFVYLVDPSGMVKIHHDKALTEKSNLSMLYPKINAQQLLNAKNFAFQETDTLIIASSYIPSLDWYVIAEVPKSELYAGLNESRNFMIMWVIIVLILFSLLSFVMANRLTKPINNLGTLFETLGQGDADLSYRLEETGNVELVRLARGFNDFINNINEVVKDVSLTSTEVHKGAIEVSDGADKSKLDAQEQRDLTTQVATAISELGSTITEIASNATHAADATNEASAQAKNAQLVVQESTLSIDKMATKMEDVSTIISSLAEKSNAIGSVLEVIRGISEQTNLLALNAAIEAARAGEQGRGFAVVADEVRNLAQRTNQSTDEINQMIQSLQADSMLAVDGVSESKEISAIGVDAAKRTSEALGEIVENIQALSDLNTQVATATEEQSVVISEINVHVHAINDNTENGALTADNMADSSTQLSRLAEKLDKLVARFKI comes from the coding sequence ATGCATTTTCTCAACCGGATCTCTATGCGCAATACATTAGTCATTGCAATGTTAAGCGCAGTTCTCATCTCGACATGTATTGTTGGCTTTGTAGGGCATACAAAAGCCAAAGAGTTATTAGTCTCTCGATTACAACAATCGGATCTTCCTAATCTGTTACAACGTGTTCGTAATGCGGTAGATGGCGACATCTTACAGATGAAAGTGTTAACAACAAGTATTGCACAAAATCCTTTTTTATTACGTTGGCTAGATAAAGGCGCGCCGAGCGAAGATGCAGCAACTGTGGTTTCGATGTTAAAAAATATTGCACAAGATAATGGTTTAAGTAATGTTTCTTTTGCCGATAGAAGCACTGCAAAATATTGGAATCAAGATGGATTCTTACGTGCTCTTAAAAGAGATGCCGCCGATGGATGGTTTTTCAAGTTTAAAGACAGTGGCAATACTGAATTAGTGAGCACTTATATTTATCCCGATGGTAATGTAGATGTCTTTGTTAATTATCAAGATCTTAATGGTAATGGATTATCGGGTGTCTCTAAATCTTTCAATGAGATGGTTGATTATCTCAATAGTTTCCAGATTGAGAAAAGTGGCTTTGTTTATTTAGTTGATCCAAGCGGTATGGTAAAAATTCATCATGATAAAGCACTAACCGAAAAATCAAATTTATCGATGTTATACCCAAAAATTAACGCCCAACAATTATTAAATGCAAAAAACTTTGCTTTTCAAGAAACCGATACACTTATCATTGCCAGTAGTTATATTCCGAGCTTAGATTGGTATGTAATAGCAGAAGTACCTAAATCTGAATTATATGCCGGCTTAAATGAGTCGCGTAATTTTATGATCATGTGGGTTATTATTGTTTTGATACTGTTTTCATTACTGAGTTTTGTGATGGCAAACCGTTTAACTAAACCAATTAATAATTTAGGAACATTGTTTGAAACATTGGGCCAAGGTGATGCTGATTTAAGTTATCGTTTAGAAGAAACAGGTAATGTTGAACTGGTAAGACTCGCACGAGGTTTTAATGATTTTATTAATAATATTAATGAAGTTGTTAAAGATGTTTCATTAACCTCAACAGAAGTTCATAAAGGCGCTATAGAAGTGTCAGATGGTGCGGATAAGTCTAAATTAGATGCGCAAGAGCAACGCGATTTAACCACACAAGTGGCAACTGCCATCAGCGAACTAGGCTCAACCATCACAGAAATCGCCAGCAATGCAACCCATGCGGCTGATGCGACCAATGAAGCAAGTGCACAGGCAAAAAATGCACAATTAGTGGTTCAAGAATCAACGCTTAGCATTGATAAAATGGCTACTAAAATGGAAGATGTCTCGACCATTATTTCTTCATTAGCAGAGAAAAGTAATGCGATAGGCAGTGTGTTAGAAGTTATCCGTGGTATTTCAGAGCAGACAAACTTATTGGCATTAAATGCGGCCATAGAGGCTGCTCGCGCTGGAGAGCAAGGACGAGGTTTTGCGGTCGTAGCAGATGAAGTGCGTAATTTAGCACAACGTACCAATCAGTCGACGGATGAAATAAACCAAATGATCCAATCATTACAGGCCGATTCAATGTTGGCAGTTGATGGCGTAAGTGAGAGTAAAGAGATATCTGCCATTGGTGTTGATGCGGCTAAACGTACTAGCGAGGCGCTGGGCGAAATCGTTGAAAACATTCAAGCATTATCTGATTTGAATACGCAAGTCGCCACGGCGACCGAAGAGCAATCCGTGGTTATTTCAGAGATAAATGTACATGTACATGCTATCAATGATAATACAGAAAATGGCGCGCTAACGGCAGATAATATGGCTGATTCAAGTACGCAGTTAAGCCGACTCGCTGAAAAATTAGATAAGTTGGTTGCTCGCTTTAAAATTTAA
- a CDS encoding IS6 family transposase has translation MMALRYYLAYKLSYREIEGIFTERNIHFDHSTLNRWVIKYAPQLEARFRKRKRRVARSWQMDETYIKIKGKWVYYYCAVDKHGAIIDFYLSEHRDEPAARAFFEKAIGSSGLPDKVVIDQSGSNIAVLDTINVRLWLSGYMLSMIEVLTVKYLNNIVEQSHRKVKGKMHQCLGWKSWIGAESTLAGIELCSMMKQGQRHHS, from the coding sequence ATGATGGCACTGCGTTATTATCTTGCCTACAAACTCAGTTATCGTGAAATAGAAGGGATATTTACTGAGCGAAATATTCATTTTGACCACTCAACGTTAAACCGTTGGGTTATCAAATATGCGCCTCAACTTGAAGCCCGCTTTAGAAAAAGAAAGCGTCGAGTGGCTAGGTCATGGCAAATGGATGAAACGTATATCAAAATAAAAGGTAAGTGGGTCTATTACTATTGTGCGGTCGATAAGCATGGCGCCATCATTGATTTTTATTTGAGTGAACATCGTGATGAGCCCGCAGCACGGGCATTCTTTGAAAAAGCGATAGGCAGCAGTGGATTGCCAGATAAAGTTGTTATTGACCAAAGTGGCTCTAATATCGCTGTGCTAGATACCATCAATGTACGTCTTTGGTTGTCTGGATATATGCTTTCAATGATTGAAGTGCTCACGGTTAAATACCTCAATAATATAGTTGAGCAAAGCCATCGAAAAGTGAAAGGTAAAATGCATCAATGCTTAGGATGGAAGTCTTGGATTGGTGCAGAATCAACATTAGCTGGTATTGAGCTTTGCTCCATGATGAAGCAAGGACAGCGTCATCACTCATAA
- a CDS encoding VF530 family protein, producing the protein MDKQKDPLYGVKLEVLLNEIGEHYGWQCLSEVLNIERLSFHTGLKSTMKFLRKHEWAKHKVEDFYLYEYKTFAWPDDKLLANPPRDRSLFTLSDRVEPAEITEETASRIEHASLLRSAKQHKKESTDKRQEPLYDTSNPWNQ; encoded by the coding sequence ATGGATAAGCAAAAAGATCCACTTTACGGTGTAAAGTTGGAAGTTCTATTGAACGAAATAGGCGAACATTATGGTTGGCAGTGTTTAAGTGAAGTGTTAAATATTGAACGTTTATCATTTCATACCGGGTTAAAATCAACCATGAAATTTTTGCGTAAGCATGAATGGGCGAAACATAAAGTAGAAGACTTTTATTTATATGAATATAAAACATTCGCTTGGCCTGATGATAAATTATTAGCAAACCCTCCCAGAGATCGTTCGTTATTTACGTTGTCAGATCGCGTCGAGCCAGCAGAGATAACGGAAGAAACCGCTAGTCGTATCGAACATGCCTCACTATTAAGAAGTGCGAAGCAACACAAAAAAGAAAGTACCGATAAACGCCAAGAACCACTTTATGATACAAGCAATCCTTGGAATCAATAA
- a CDS encoding VF530 family DNA-binding protein, whose amino-acid sequence MHHDPLHGVKLAEILTLLEKTLGWKTMGETLNINCFINHPRLKSSLTFLRKTPWARTKVEILYLKTFHAHHPATKKLVRNLIEQKKNNTPQKAPEADTFNWPNLKNK is encoded by the coding sequence ATGCATCACGATCCCTTACATGGTGTCAAACTCGCTGAAATTTTAACCTTATTAGAAAAGACATTAGGTTGGAAAACAATGGGAGAGACGTTAAATATTAATTGTTTTATTAATCATCCACGTTTAAAATCAAGTTTAACTTTTTTGCGTAAGACGCCGTGGGCGCGCACTAAAGTTGAAATTTTATATCTGAAAACATTTCATGCGCACCACCCAGCCACAAAAAAGCTGGTCCGCAATTTAATTGAACAGAAAAAAAACAATACACCCCAGAAAGCGCCAGAAGCAGATACGTTTAACTGGCCAAATTTAAAAAACAAATAA
- a CDS encoding DUF2057 domain-containing protein, whose translation MKALILLLSLSMIPCTQAAQLIGTRGVSILAVDSTKIKHNFFSDKGITLTDGMHQVVVRFTASHKVNSNDDLIESKPHIFNIDVKGDTEITLKDLNVAYKAKAAVKDGLQWLVINDLGEKKIKNADTLQGTGFLPYANVEKLINIYNNKNSVNLVAKATTLSTANAIQSNLNLMSKDKSALLIDIYNQASQKERKIFRMWLLEQEMK comes from the coding sequence ATGAAAGCCCTGATCCTATTATTGTCTCTCTCCATGATCCCATGCACCCAAGCAGCCCAACTAATCGGCACACGTGGTGTGAGTATTTTAGCGGTTGATAGCACTAAAATTAAACATAATTTCTTCTCCGATAAAGGTATAACGCTAACCGATGGCATGCATCAAGTTGTTGTGCGCTTCACTGCCAGTCATAAGGTAAACAGTAATGACGATCTCATTGAAAGTAAGCCACATATCTTTAACATTGATGTAAAAGGCGACACAGAAATTACATTAAAAGACTTAAATGTTGCTTACAAAGCAAAAGCTGCCGTCAAAGATGGTTTGCAATGGTTAGTTATCAATGATCTTGGTGAGAAAAAAATAAAAAATGCAGATACTTTACAAGGCACTGGATTCTTACCCTATGCTAACGTTGAAAAATTAATAAACATTTACAATAATAAAAACAGCGTAAATTTAGTGGCAAAAGCAACAACGTTAAGCACGGCAAACGCAATACAATCCAACTTAAACTTAATGAGCAAAGATAAAAGTGCACTATTAATCGATATTTACAATCAAGCCTCACAAAAAGAGCGTAAAATATTTCGCATGTGGTTACTTGAGCAAGAAATGAAATAA
- a CDS encoding DUF3622 domain-containing protein, with amino-acid sequence MAQTNKFEFQVMQDGDVWNATITRRVSARRTSVSKQKKGFSSEALATEWAKETLAQFLENLQVGNKRKADKRIVRNDLAEKAKTEKEAAAVAYKAKQDAHFAALDAEEVADAEYAEDEE; translated from the coding sequence ATGGCACAAACTAATAAATTCGAATTCCAAGTAATGCAAGATGGTGATGTTTGGAATGCAACGATCACGCGTCGTGTTAGCGCTCGTAGAACCAGCGTATCAAAACAAAAGAAAGGTTTTAGCAGTGAAGCGCTTGCCACTGAATGGGCAAAAGAAACACTCGCACAATTTTTAGAAAATTTGCAAGTAGGTAATAAACGTAAAGCAGACAAACGCATTGTACGTAATGACTTAGCTGAAAAAGCGAAAACAGAAAAAGAAGCAGCTGCTGTTGCTTATAAAGCAAAACAAGATGCACACTTCGCAGCTTTAGATGCGGAAGAAGTAGCAGACGCAGAATACGCAGAAGACGAAGAATAA